One window of the Candidatus Chryseobacterium colombiense genome contains the following:
- the nadA gene encoding quinolinate synthase NadA has protein sequence MSTETLEKAKSTIPVKGFLDIKDLVIPQGEELVKAILKLKEEKNAVILAHYYQPGEIQDIADFLGDSLQLARQAKDTNADMIVFCGVHFMAEAAKILNPTKKVVLPDTMAGCSLADGCSGEGLRKMREQHPNALVATYINCNAETKAESDIIVTSSNAETVIEALPKDRPIIFAPDKNLGRYLSQKTGRDMILWDGSCIVHEAFSMERIAKQLADNPDAKLIAHPESEEAVLKLAHFIGSTSALLDYVQKDDCQKFIIATEEGILHEMKKRAPHKELIPALVFDETCNCSECFYMKRNTMEKLYLCMKYELPEILIDEELRLKALKPIEAMLDLSKSIK, from the coding sequence ATGAGTACCGAAACACTAGAAAAAGCTAAATCTACAATTCCCGTAAAAGGATTTCTGGACATTAAAGATTTAGTGATTCCTCAAGGAGAAGAGCTTGTAAAAGCAATTCTTAAATTGAAAGAAGAAAAAAATGCGGTAATCTTAGCGCATTATTACCAGCCTGGAGAAATTCAGGATATTGCCGATTTTTTAGGAGATTCACTACAGTTGGCAAGACAGGCAAAAGATACCAATGCCGATATGATCGTATTCTGCGGAGTTCACTTCATGGCGGAAGCAGCAAAAATCCTGAACCCAACTAAAAAAGTTGTTCTTCCGGATACAATGGCAGGATGTTCTTTAGCAGACGGTTGTTCTGGAGAAGGATTAAGAAAAATGCGTGAACAGCACCCAAATGCTTTGGTAGCGACCTACATCAACTGTAATGCTGAAACAAAAGCAGAGAGTGATATTATCGTAACAAGTTCAAATGCTGAAACGGTAATTGAAGCCCTTCCAAAAGACAGACCTATTATTTTTGCACCTGATAAAAACTTAGGAAGATATCTATCCCAAAAAACAGGACGCGATATGATTCTTTGGGACGGAAGCTGCATCGTTCACGAAGCATTTTCCATGGAGAGAATTGCAAAACAATTAGCAGATAATCCGGACGCAAAATTAATTGCTCACCCGGAAAGCGAGGAAGCTGTTCTAAAACTGGCTCATTTTATAGGCTCTACTTCTGCATTGTTGGATTATGTACAAAAAGACGATTGTCAGAAATTTATCATTGCTACAGAAGAAGGGATTTTACACGAAATGAAAAAACGTGCTCCCCATAAGGAATTGATTCCGGCTTTGGTTTTTGATGAAACCTGCAACTGTTCGGAGTGTTTTTATATGAAGCGTAATACAATGGAAAAATTGTATTTATGTATGAAATATGAACTTCCTGAAATTCTGATCGACGAAGAATTAAGATTAAAAGCATTAAAACCGATCGAGGCAATGCTTGATCTTTCAAAAAGTATCAAATAA